A window of the Bacteroidetes bacterium SB0662_bin_6 genome harbors these coding sequences:
- a CDS encoding citramalate synthase — translation MPEHADEPVLVELFDTTLRDGTQGEHVSLTARDKLRIAKRLDHFGIGIIEGGWPGSNPKDQEFFELARDVDWEQARICAFGSTRRAQYAPEDDPNLQAMLAADTPVVSLFGKSWTLHVEVALGVTREENLDLICSSVAYLKAHGKHVVYDAEHFFDGYLNDRVYALETLEAAVAAGADVLALCDTNGGTLPHTLGRIVQDVADRFDVVLGIHAHNDAGCAAANSIIAVQAGARHVQGTINGIGERCGNADLTAIVPGLQLKLGYACVAPDRMRELTDLSHFVYEVANLDPVGRSAYVGRSAFAHKGGIHVSAVMKEPAAYEHLMPEQVGNKRRVLVSDLSGRSNVRYKAQELGLDLGEADEAARAVKRIKDLEHLGYEFEGAEASFELLLRQIQGEETEFFSLERLRVQSELSDAGADTTQATVALRVDGRRELLVAEGVGPVDALSNALRGVLTAFYPSLEQVHLADYKVRVVSPEDGTAAYVRVLVEHKNGNETWNTVGVSTNILEASWQAIADGIRYALMREGARPVRSMKEALVGQD, via the coding sequence GGCATTATAGAAGGGGGATGGCCTGGTTCAAATCCGAAAGATCAGGAATTTTTCGAATTGGCGCGGGATGTGGATTGGGAACAGGCGCGCATCTGTGCTTTTGGCTCCACACGCCGTGCGCAGTACGCGCCGGAGGACGATCCCAACCTGCAGGCCATGCTGGCAGCGGATACCCCGGTGGTTTCCCTTTTTGGCAAAAGCTGGACGCTCCATGTGGAAGTGGCCCTGGGCGTGACCAGGGAGGAAAACCTTGACCTGATCTGCTCTTCCGTAGCATACCTGAAGGCGCACGGAAAGCATGTGGTATACGATGCAGAGCATTTTTTCGACGGGTACCTGAATGACCGGGTCTATGCGCTGGAGACGCTGGAGGCCGCAGTGGCAGCGGGGGCGGACGTGTTGGCTCTGTGCGACACGAACGGCGGTACGCTGCCACACACGCTGGGGCGAATCGTCCAGGATGTGGCGGATCGCTTCGATGTGGTGCTCGGCATTCATGCACACAATGACGCCGGATGCGCCGCGGCCAATTCGATCATAGCGGTACAGGCCGGCGCACGGCATGTGCAGGGGACGATCAATGGGATCGGAGAACGCTGCGGCAACGCGGATCTGACCGCGATTGTCCCGGGACTCCAACTCAAACTCGGATACGCGTGCGTAGCGCCGGACAGAATGCGTGAACTCACGGATCTCTCGCATTTCGTATACGAGGTGGCGAACCTCGATCCGGTGGGGCGATCGGCGTATGTGGGTCGGAGTGCATTCGCCCACAAAGGCGGCATCCATGTGTCGGCGGTGATGAAGGAACCGGCGGCCTACGAGCATCTCATGCCCGAACAGGTCGGTAACAAGCGCCGGGTGCTCGTGTCTGATTTATCCGGTCGCAGCAACGTACGCTACAAGGCGCAGGAACTGGGCCTTGATCTGGGCGAAGCGGACGAGGCGGCCCGCGCCGTAAAGCGCATCAAGGATCTCGAGCATCTCGGGTATGAATTCGAAGGCGCCGAAGCTTCATTCGAACTGTTGCTCCGGCAGATTCAGGGCGAGGAAACGGAGTTCTTTTCTCTGGAGCGACTTCGGGTCCAGAGTGAACTCAGCGATGCAGGTGCGGATACCACCCAGGCAACGGTGGCTCTTCGCGTGGATGGCCGCAGGGAATTACTCGTGGCCGAAGGAGTAGGGCCGGTAGATGCCCTGTCGAACGCATTGCGCGGCGTGTTGACCGCCTTTTATCCGAGCCTCGAGCAGGTGCATCTTGCCGATTACAAGGTGCGCGTGGTAAGCCCCGAAGACGGCACGGCGGCGTATGTCCGTGTGCTTGTCGAGCATAAGAACGGGAACGAGACATGGAATACGGTGGGGGTGTCCACCAACATTCTGGAAGCAAGCTGGCAGGCTATTGCAGATGGTATCCGGTATGCGCTGATGCGGGAAGGCGCCAGGCCGGTCCGTTCCATGAAGGAAGCCCTCGTTGGCCAGGATTGA